A DNA window from Sesamum indicum cultivar Zhongzhi No. 13 unplaced genomic scaffold, S_indicum_v1.0 scaffold00112, whole genome shotgun sequence contains the following coding sequences:
- the LOC110013301 gene encoding uncharacterized protein LOC110013301, with translation MIKAKQTTTPLPPGVKLFADTDTGAALTDPSRYRRLVGRLLYLGFTRPDLCYVVQQLSQHLQHPCEKHWDAAMHVVRYLKGSVSSGLYFPLNTNFSLKVFCDADWAACQSTRKSLTGFCIFLGQTPISWKTKKQTTVARSSAEAEYRSMASTTCEVVWLIYLLQTFGIKVQLPVPFFCDNKAVIHITVNPVFHERTKHLEITAM, from the coding sequence ATGATTAAGGCAAAACAGACCACTACACCATTGCCTCCAGGAGTGAAGCTCTTTGCAGATACAGACACAGGTGCTGCACTTACAGATCCTTCCAGATACAGACGGCTGGTTGGGAGATTACTCTACTTAGGCTTTACGAGGCCTGATTTGTGCTATGTTGTTCAGCAGTTGAGCCAGCACTTGCAGCATCCTTGTGAGAAACATTGGGATGCTGCAATGCATGTGGTCAGATACCTAAAAGGGAGTGTTTCTTCTGGTCTATATTTCCCTTTGAACACTAATTTCTCACTTAAAGTCTTTTGTGATGCAGATTGGGCTGCTTGCCAATCAACTAGAAAGTCACTTACGGGCTTTTGCATTTTTCTGGGACAAACTCCCATATCatggaaaacaaagaaacaaactaCGGTAGCGAGGTCATCAGCTGAAGCTGAATACCGCAGCATGGCCAGCACCACCTGTGAGGTAGTATGGTTGATCTACCTCTTACAGACATTCGGCATTAAAGTACAATTGCCAGTACCTTTCTTCTGTGACAACAAGGCGGTAATACACATAACAGTCAATCCCGTGTTCCATGAGAGAACAAAGCACCTGGAAATAACTGCCATGTAG